One window from the genome of Streptomyces sp. WZ-12 encodes:
- a CDS encoding pyridoxal-phosphate-dependent aminotransferase family protein, translating to MNSPQPQARSARRPGRHFLQIPGPTNIPDPVLRALAAPTIDHRGPAFTELARSVLARLGPVFGTTGPLALYPSSGTGAWEAALVNTLSPGDRVLFFETGHFAVLWRELAERLGLDVEIVPGDWRHGADPDTLADRLAHDPHHRIKAVCVVHNETSTGVTSRIPALRTALDEASHPALFLVDTVSSLGSTDFRHDEWGVDVTVTGSQKGLMLPPGLGFNAIGPRALEAHRTARLPRAYWDWDPLLDAAEHGRFPYTPATNLLYGLDVALDLLTEEGLPAVFARHTRHAAATRAAVRGWGLTVLCADAREYSPTLTAVLMPDGQDADALRATVLDRYDMSLGSGLGRLAGRVFRIGHLGQLSDLQLAGALAGVQMGLAAHGFPSDPAGLTAALDVLATA from the coding sequence GTGAACTCGCCCCAACCACAGGCCCGTTCGGCCCGTCGACCCGGTCGCCACTTCCTCCAGATCCCCGGCCCCACCAACATCCCCGATCCGGTCCTGCGCGCCCTCGCCGCGCCCACCATCGACCACCGCGGGCCCGCCTTCACCGAGTTGGCCCGGAGCGTGCTGGCCCGGCTCGGCCCCGTCTTCGGCACCACCGGCCCCCTCGCGCTCTACCCCAGCTCCGGCACCGGTGCCTGGGAGGCCGCCCTGGTCAACACCCTCAGCCCCGGCGACCGCGTGCTGTTCTTCGAGACCGGCCACTTCGCCGTGCTCTGGCGGGAGTTGGCCGAGCGGCTCGGCCTCGATGTCGAGATCGTCCCCGGCGACTGGCGCCACGGCGCCGACCCCGACACGCTCGCCGACCGCCTCGCCCACGATCCACACCACCGCATCAAGGCCGTCTGCGTCGTCCACAACGAGACGTCCACCGGCGTCACCAGCCGAATTCCCGCTCTGCGCACGGCTCTTGACGAGGCATCACACCCGGCGTTGTTCCTGGTCGACACCGTCTCCTCGCTCGGCTCCACCGACTTCCGGCACGACGAGTGGGGCGTCGACGTCACCGTCACCGGCTCCCAGAAGGGCCTGATGCTCCCGCCCGGCCTCGGCTTCAACGCCATCGGCCCCCGCGCCCTCGAAGCCCACCGCACCGCCCGCCTGCCCCGCGCCTACTGGGACTGGGACCCCCTGCTCGACGCCGCCGAACACGGCCGCTTCCCCTACACCCCCGCCACCAACCTGCTCTACGGCCTCGACGTCGCCCTCGACCTGCTGACGGAGGAGGGACTGCCCGCGGTCTTCGCCAGGCACACCAGGCACGCCGCCGCCACCCGCGCCGCGGTCCGGGGCTGGGGCCTGACCGTGCTCTGCGCCGACGCCCGCGAGTACTCCCCCACCCTCACCGCCGTGTTGATGCCCGACGGCCAGGACGCCGACGCGCTCCGCGCCACCGTCCTCGACCGTTACGACATGTCCCTCGGCAGCGGCCTCGGCCGGCTCGCCGGGCGCGTCTTCCGCATCGGCCACCTCGGACAACTCAGCGATCTCCAACTGGCCGGGGCCCTGGCCGGCGTCCAAATGGGCCTGGCCGCCCACGGTTTCCCCTCCGACCCGGCCGGCCTGACCGCCGCCCTCGACGTCCTGGCCACCGCATGA
- a CDS encoding IclR family transcriptional regulator, translating into MQNVRNALRALEEVAERQPIGVADLARAMGLPKSSVQRTLVTLHEAGWIRPAEGRPTRWRVTAKALQVGRHATGELRLRDAAVPVMEELRARTDETVHLAVPEGERVVLVERLETTQPVRIILPLGQILPVHASANGKAVLAARTDAEVAAYLADGLARFTETTATDPAALRAEVDEIRARGWATNRGEWRADVSAVAAAVLGESGRPVASVSVNVPTSRLTDPLRDRFGELVAEAAARLSERLGGTPGRQAWGGARRPTP; encoded by the coding sequence GTGCAGAACGTGCGGAACGCGCTGCGCGCGCTGGAAGAGGTGGCGGAGCGCCAGCCGATCGGCGTCGCCGACCTGGCGCGGGCGATGGGACTGCCGAAGAGCTCGGTGCAGCGCACGCTCGTCACGCTGCATGAGGCGGGCTGGATCCGCCCCGCCGAAGGGCGTCCGACGCGCTGGCGGGTGACGGCCAAGGCGCTGCAGGTGGGCCGGCACGCCACCGGCGAGCTGCGGCTGCGGGACGCCGCGGTGCCGGTGATGGAGGAGCTGCGGGCGCGCACGGACGAGACGGTCCACCTGGCGGTGCCGGAGGGTGAACGGGTCGTCCTCGTCGAGCGGTTGGAGACCACGCAGCCCGTGCGGATCATCCTGCCGCTGGGTCAGATCCTGCCGGTGCACGCGTCGGCGAACGGCAAGGCGGTGCTGGCGGCCCGGACGGACGCCGAGGTGGCGGCGTATCTGGCCGACGGGCTCGCCCGGTTCACGGAGACGACGGCGACGGACCCGGCGGCGCTGCGCGCGGAGGTCGACGAGATCCGGGCGCGCGGTTGGGCGACGAACCGGGGGGAGTGGCGCGCGGACGTGTCGGCGGTGGCGGCGGCGGTGCTGGGCGAGTCGGGGCGCCCGGTGGCGAGCGTCAGCGTGAACGTGCCGACCTCGCGGCTGACCGATCCGCTGCGGGACCGGTTCGGGGAGCTGGTGGCGGAGGCGGCGGCACGACTGAGCGAACGACTGGGCGGGACACCGGGGCGCCAGGCATGGGGAGGGGCGCGGCGACCGACCCCTTGA